From a region of the Syngnathoides biaculeatus isolate LvHL_M chromosome 2, ASM1980259v1, whole genome shotgun sequence genome:
- the fam43b gene encoding protein FAM43B, translating into MLPWRRNKFVLVEDENKMKAKSLGTGLTYHSIISSLMRSCPDLLPECPLDWMGSIFHTKRQKVELNREEPVYSVRYLGSVVTITAKGEGCTQEAVAKIWAKSNYGEQNVKMRLTVGPQGIRMSADKSGNKSPIHLYSLSRITYCTADLCRPKILAWIYRHQIKNMAVVLRCHAVLVNKPEKAQAIAQSFYLHVTSAFSEFKRLKRQSDFRHCQQQLLGEEAVPLMPLRRLLNGQCHYRSPANTPGSATRLCSITEEAEDDDDSDNEKAPLERTSETVPKRKQTVLTTSTDPTQLLSQLDLGDIARLEQCQINFVSESNNHTFTFITSLV; encoded by the coding sequence ATGTTACCCTGGAGGAGGAATAAGTTTGTTCTGGTGGAGgatgagaacaaaatgaaaGCCAAGAGTCTGGGGACCGGACTGACCTATCACTCCATTATCTCCTCTCTGATGCGCTCCTGCCCTGACCTGCTCCCCGAGTGCCCCTTGGATTGGATGGGCAGCATCTTCCATACCAAACGACAAAAGGTGGAACTAAACCGAGAGGAGCCCGTTTACAGTGTGCGCTACCTGGGAAGTGTGGTCACCATCACAGCTAAGGGAGAAGGGTGCACCCAAGAAGCTGTGGCCAAGATCTGGGCGAAAAGCAACTACGGGGAGCAGAACGTCAAAATGAGACTGACTGTGGGACCGCAAGGCATCCGTATGAGTGCTGACAAATCTGGGAATAAAAGTCCCATTCATCTTTACTCTCTGAGCAGGATCACCTACTGTACGGCGGACCTGTGCCGGCCCAAGATCCTGGCCTGGATCTACAGGCACCAGATTAAGAACATGGCTGTCGTCCTCCGTTGCCACGCCGTCTTAGTGAACAAGCCCGAGAAAGCCCAGGCCATCGCGCAGAGCTTCTACCTGCACGTCACCTCGGCATTCAGCGAGTTTAAACGTCTAAAGCGCCAGAGCGACTTCCGGCACTGTCAGCAGCAGCTGTTGGGGGAGGAGGCGGTCCCCCTGATGCCCCTGAGGAGGCTGCTGAACGGGCAGTGCCACTACAGGTCACCGGCCAACACCCCCGGGAGCGCCACCCGTCTCTGCTCCATCACGGAGGAAGCGGAGGATGACGACGACAGCGACAACGAGAAGGCGCCCCTGGAGCGAACCTCGGAGACGGTGCCCAAAAGGAAGCAAACGGTTTTGACGACAAGCACAGACCCGACTCAGTTATTGTCCCAGTTGGACCTTGGGGATATTGCTCGCTTGGAGCAGTGCCAAATTAACTTCGTCAGCGAGAGCAATAACCACACGTTCACATTTATAACCTCGCTGGTGTAA